The following proteins come from a genomic window of Bacillota bacterium:
- a CDS encoding HNH endonuclease, translating to MQFEDAKIIIRNNIAMWREIETINNQYNKYNFDTIKAEPIKYEKRTSKAKYGKSMFGGKLVLFSSFDYKTFLSGKIFEEMTVYTPLINKYNDIFVIFSEYEKKVLKVFEAKRLYKDISTAPCDNRNWFAKNLGMTTENRFRELKRYEEELLNARTFSPQFPYVILRLMATVLYDNYSRDVKYEFKDILECYQMALEKEGKMTFIQQQRAVLSDDKRYNIMKRDGFRCCICGATATDGFRLEVDHIMPVSKGGKSTDDNLQTLCERCNKGKRDKV from the coding sequence ATGCAATTTGAAGACGCAAAAATAATAATAAGAAATAATATTGCAATGTGGCGAGAAATTGAGACGATTAATAACCAGTACAATAAATACAACTTTGATACTATAAAAGCAGAGCCTATAAAATATGAAAAACGCACAAGTAAAGCGAAATACGGTAAATCGATGTTTGGTGGCAAATTAGTTTTATTTAGCTCATTTGACTATAAAACATTTTTATCTGGGAAAATATTTGAAGAAATGACAGTTTATACACCATTAATTAATAAATATAATGATATTTTCGTGATATTTAGTGAATATGAAAAGAAGGTTTTGAAAGTTTTTGAAGCAAAGAGACTTTACAAGGATATATCAACCGCGCCTTGCGATAATAGAAATTGGTTTGCCAAAAATTTAGGTATGACAACGGAAAATAGATTTAGAGAACTCAAAAGATATGAAGAAGAGTTGCTTAATGCAAGAACTTTCAGCCCACAATTCCCTTATGTCATATTACGTTTAATGGCAACAGTATTGTATGATAACTACAGTAGAGATGTTAAATATGAATTTAAAGATATTTTAGAATGTTATCAGATGGCTTTGGAAAAAGAAGGAAAAATGACATTTATTCAACAACAACGCGCTGTTCTTTCTGATGACAAACGTTACAACATAATGAAAAGAGATGGTTTCAGGTGTTGTATTTGTGGAGCAACAGCTACCGATGGATTTCGGTTGGAAGTCGACCATATTATGCCAGTGTCAAAAGGTGGGAAATCAACGGATGATAATCTTCAAACGTTGTGCGAGAGATGTAACAAGGGAAAAAGAGATAAAGTATAA
- a CDS encoding nucleotide sugar dehydrogenase: protein MVKHRLELLIGSKGVFKVNITVVGLGYIGLPVGIKLAESGFDVNGYEIDEKRLDDIKNKTFNSQENELYTRYDEVKDKFFLTNELLESDIYIVTVQTPINKHQKAELTYVKKAFESLAKRIKKDDLIILESTVPPNSNKEFIEYLSKLSNLKEDEFDYAYCPETIQPGNVFKELESNSRVIGTTTEKAFNRAHQIYASITKGKITRTSFLIAEHVKIMQNAYRDYEIAFANALSIYCDEQSMNVFELIELINDHPRAKVLSPGIGVGGHCLPIDPLFILEQNEFEPIRLARKINDQKTNYALKKILDLGVKDVIIFGATYKPNSDDIRHSPSITLAKDLKQCGVNVSFCEPNIKEDYIEGFANIRFQEAIVSKWLIVIAQKHNYFYDNKTRFESKNLLDFVGLLELCCKKSKQALR from the coding sequence ATGGTAAAGCATCGTCTAGAATTGTTAATTGGATCAAAAGGAGTATTTAAAGTGAATATTACAGTTGTTGGATTAGGGTATATTGGATTGCCTGTAGGCATTAAGTTAGCAGAATCAGGGTTTGATGTAAATGGATATGAAATTGATGAAAAGAGATTAGATGATATTAAAAATAAAACATTTAATAGTCAAGAAAATGAACTGTACACTAGATATGATGAAGTAAAAGATAAGTTTTTTCTTACAAATGAACTTCTCGAATCAGACATATACATCGTCACAGTTCAAACGCCTATAAATAAACATCAAAAAGCAGAATTGACATATGTAAAAAAAGCTTTTGAAAGTTTAGCTAAGAGAATAAAAAAAGATGACTTGATTATATTAGAATCAACGGTTCCACCCAATTCAAATAAAGAGTTCATTGAGTATTTATCTAAACTTTCCAATCTAAAAGAGGATGAGTTTGATTATGCTTATTGCCCAGAAACAATTCAACCAGGAAATGTTTTTAAGGAATTAGAATCAAATTCAAGAGTCATAGGAACAACAACCGAAAAAGCTTTTAATAGAGCACATCAAATATATGCATCAATTACAAAAGGAAAAATTACTAGAACATCATTTTTAATCGCAGAACATGTTAAAATAATGCAGAATGCATATAGAGATTATGAAATAGCATTTGCAAACGCATTATCGATTTATTGCGATGAGCAAAGTATGAATGTATTTGAGCTGATCGAGCTCATCAATGATCACCCTAGAGCTAAAGTATTGTCGCCAGGAATAGGTGTTGGAGGGCATTGTTTGCCAATTGATCCATTATTTATTTTGGAGCAAAACGAGTTTGAACCAATAAGACTAGCTAGAAAGATTAATGACCAAAAAACAAACTATGCACTAAAGAAAATTTTAGACTTAGGTGTTAAAGATGTAATCATCTTTGGAGCAACTTATAAACCCAATTCAGATGATATAAGACATTCACCTAGTATAACTCTAGCGAAAGATTTAAAACAATGTGGTGTGAATGTCAGTTTTTGTGAACCAAATATTAAAGAAGACTACATTGAAGGATTTGCTAATATTAGATTTCAAGAAGCAATTGTTAGTAAATGGTTAATTGTAATTGCTCAAAAACACAACTACTTTTATGATAATAAAACACGTTTTGAAAGTAAAAATCTATTAGATTTTGTTGGTTTGTTAGAATTGTGTTGCAAAAAATCTAAACAAGCACTAAGATAA
- the wecB gene encoding UDP-N-acetylglucosamine 2-epimerase (non-hydrolyzing) — MQGLVILGTRPEAIKLIPIIKHLKESNIPIKILSTEQHSEAVHQLFIDNNLNIDIKIEIIVHTNLSVQLSHYLSEFNRLINNVVFSFVIAQGDTLSAYAGMLYAYLNKIDFLYIESGLRTFDLYNPFPEEGLRVMMSHVARMNFVPTNKEKEYLINENIDSSKIMVVGNTGIDYISSFIQENEHRYQKNKILLTVHRRENWEFLDVFFSKLANYLEKNPHITLIYPMHFNTSIQAKAHHYLSISHNVQMLHALSSKEFYKHLQTCELVITDSGGVQEEATFLNKKTIIIRDKTERYYQNQQIRNMSIEDDQLFEAIDDMLKNNHQSYGFNHTYGDGKASSRIVNWIKRSI; from the coding sequence GTGCAAGGATTAGTTATTTTAGGGACTAGACCAGAAGCAATCAAGCTCATTCCAATTATTAAACATTTGAAAGAGTCAAATATACCAATTAAAATATTATCAACAGAGCAACATTCTGAAGCAGTACACCAGCTATTTATTGATAATAATCTGAACATAGATATAAAAATTGAAATTATTGTTCACACGAATTTATCAGTTCAATTATCACATTATCTATCTGAATTTAACAGGCTTATAAACAACGTAGTTTTTAGTTTTGTGATTGCACAAGGCGATACATTATCGGCATATGCAGGCATGCTATATGCCTACTTGAATAAAATCGATTTTCTCTACATTGAATCCGGATTAAGAACTTTTGATCTGTATAATCCATTTCCTGAAGAAGGATTAAGAGTTATGATGAGTCATGTTGCCAGGATGAATTTTGTACCAACTAACAAAGAAAAAGAATATTTAATAAATGAAAATATTGATTCATCAAAAATCATGGTTGTTGGTAACACAGGTATAGATTATATTTCAAGTTTTATTCAGGAAAATGAACATAGATATCAGAAAAATAAAATTCTTCTAACTGTTCATAGAAGAGAAAACTGGGAGTTTCTTGATGTGTTTTTTTCTAAGCTAGCAAACTATTTAGAAAAAAATCCGCACATAACACTCATTTACCCTATGCATTTTAATACCAGTATTCAAGCAAAAGCACATCATTATCTATCTATTAGTCATAATGTTCAGATGTTACATGCTTTAAGTAGCAAGGAGTTCTATAAACATCTACAAACATGTGAACTAGTTATTACAGATAGTGGCGGTGTGCAAGAAGAAGCCACTTTCTTAAACAAAAAAACAATCATCATAAGAGATAAAACCGAAAGATACTATCAAAATCAGCAGATAAGAAATATGTCAATAGAAGATGATCAATTATTTGAAGCGATTGATGACATGTTGAAAAATAATCATCAATCTTATGGTTTTAACCATACATATGGTGATGGTAAAGCATCGTCTAGAATTGTTAATTGGATCAAAAGGAGTATTTAA
- a CDS encoding glycosyltransferase family 4 protein produces the protein MDKILIIAAKLYNDPTGGGGTVVKNLIDMFIESFEIDLVLYRTPTENIYQHKQLKTYFHPVSYRHDNKFERRILNYRINLELLTNKYDFNVYRKIIIVHISKMFGFETLEEKYLSKMILFPMYLTPSYKRSNEIVPLEYIDLEQKALNAVSKIITPSESEKNDLVSFYHINAEKIEVIHRGVNEVFFSSPKDKFTNPLKLIVVSTIKEQKNVIESVQMISKLRDLGLQTKLTIIGRVESRTLYEQMIDYIRLNDLIDNVMLIQDLNQTELANQLKKSDILILPSLWETFGRVAYEAMAAGLPVVMRKGIECFTNLYGKVYILQYKTIDEAVTLIQEIVKEPAKYLMLSSKAIEYAIQFSSMIESKRIREVIMCKD, from the coding sequence ATGGATAAGATATTGATAATCGCCGCAAAATTATACAACGACCCTACCGGTGGTGGAGGAACAGTTGTTAAAAACTTAATAGATATGTTTATTGAATCATTTGAAATCGATTTGGTTCTGTATAGAACCCCAACAGAAAATATCTATCAACATAAACAATTAAAAACCTATTTTCATCCTGTTTCATACAGACATGACAATAAGTTTGAAAGACGCATATTAAACTATAGAATCAATTTAGAACTATTAACCAATAAATACGATTTCAATGTTTATCGAAAAATCATTATTGTCCATATCAGTAAAATGTTTGGCTTTGAAACATTGGAAGAAAAGTATCTAAGCAAAATGATTCTATTTCCCATGTACTTAACGCCTTCTTATAAAAGATCTAATGAAATTGTTCCATTAGAATATATAGATTTAGAACAAAAAGCATTAAATGCTGTAAGCAAAATAATTACACCAAGCGAAAGTGAAAAGAATGATTTAGTCAGTTTTTATCATATTAATGCTGAAAAAATTGAAGTGATTCATCGTGGTGTTAATGAAGTTTTTTTTAGTTCTCCAAAAGATAAATTTACTAACCCATTGAAACTGATTGTTGTATCAACCATAAAAGAACAAAAAAATGTCATAGAATCAGTGCAAATGATAAGTAAACTTAGAGATTTAGGTTTACAAACAAAGTTAACCATTATAGGTAGAGTAGAATCAAGAACTCTTTATGAACAAATGATTGACTACATTAGATTAAATGATTTAATAGATAATGTCATGTTGATTCAAGATCTTAATCAAACAGAATTAGCCAATCAACTGAAAAAATCAGACATATTAATACTGCCTTCTTTGTGGGAAACATTTGGTAGGGTTGCCTATGAAGCTATGGCAGCTGGATTGCCAGTGGTTATGAGAAAAGGCATAGAATGTTTCACAAATTTATATGGTAAAGTTTATATTTTACAATATAAAACCATAGATGAAGCAGTTACATTAATTCAAGAAATTGTTAAAGAACCTGCTAAGTATCTTATGTTATCATCGAAAGCGATCGAATACGCGATACAGTTCTCATCTATGATTGAAAGTAAAAGGATAAGGGAGGTAATAATGTGCAAGGATTAG